Proteins encoded together in one Camelina sativa cultivar DH55 chromosome 9, Cs, whole genome shotgun sequence window:
- the LOC104715317 gene encoding uncharacterized protein LOC104715317, whose translation MVELVKDGYYESLPFTSGGYTWTFKIYPNGNTKEGVLPGWVSVYIKIDNSIFITNPQDVYADIKFFVYDGFNRFYSTHQESEPVRFHSLKTEWGMPYFLSTACFVEGSSAFIYDGGECKFGIDIFVDQSYQREVFSYDENVTNPIFTWNITNFSTLSNYSYTSNTFSSGDRNWVLKVYPKGYGVGKDKYLSLFLLSENKEINYVKATLRVLNQITSQNVAKQVEGWPNAVENGWGFQQFIILADLQDKSKGFVVNDILQVQVEIMAFSKHTPIH comes from the exons ATGGTGGAGCTGGTCAAGGATGGATATTACGAGTCCCTTCCTTTCACTTCCGGTGGATATACTTG GACGTTTAAAATCTACCCAAACGGAAACACGAAGGAAGGAGTACTGCCAGGATGGGTTTCggtttatataaaaattgataacTCAATCTTCATCACCAACCCACAAGATGTGTATGCAGATATCAAGTTCTTCGTCTACGACGGTTTCAATCGTTTCTACTCTACACACCAAG AAAGTGAGCCAGTAAGGTTTCATAGTTTAAAAACGGAGTGGGGAATGCCGTATTTTCTGTCCACGGCATGTTTCGTCGAGGGATCGTCGGCATTTATTTACGACGGAGGGGAATGTAAGTTCGGAATAGATATCTTCGTTGATCAAAGCTACCAGAGGGAAGTTTTCTCTTATGACGAAAACGTCACCAACCCCATTTTCACTTGGAACATCACCAATTTCTCTACCCTCTCTAATTACTCTTACACATCCAATACGTTTTCTTCTGGAGACAGAAACTG ggttttgaaaGTGTATCCAAAGGGATATGGTGTTGGAAAGGATAAATATTTGTCACTCTTCCTGTTGAGTGAGAATAAAGAAATCAATTACGTGAAAGCCACGCTACGAGTTCTAAACCAAATCACATCCCAGAATGTGGCGAAGCAAG TCGAGGGATGGCCCAATGCAGTAGAAAATGGATGGGGTTTCCAGCAGTTCATAATTCTTGCAGATCTTCAAGATAAATCCAAAGGTTTTGTTGTGAACGATATACTTCAAGTTCAAGTCGAGATCATGGCCTTCTCTAAACACACTCCAATTCACTAG
- the LOC104711072 gene encoding uncharacterized protein LOC104711072, with protein MYYMFNVFRLQKHEKLEERFVPYNRVRHPTTYSITFDSYAKMVELVKDGYYESLPFTSGGYTWTVKIYPNGNTKVVGLPGFWVSVYTKIDTSIFVTNPQDLYAEIKFFVYDGFNRLYSTHQESEPVRFDKVNSEWGMPYVLSTDCFKKGASIYIYDGGKCEIGIDILVDHRYQRELFSYDENVTNPVFTWNITNFSTLYHHSYTSNTFSSGDRNWVLKVYPNGYGVGKDRYLSLYLLSVNNEINYVKGTLRVLNQITSGNVAKQGECISKGFVVNDLLQVQVEIMAFSKRTPFT; from the exons ATGTATTATATGTTTAACGTATTTC gGTTGCAAAAACACGAGAAGCTCGAGGAACGTTTTGTACCATATAATAGAGTACGTCATCCAACAACTTACAGCATCACGTTCGACTCTTATGCGAAAATGGTGGAGCTGGTCAAGGATGGATATTACGAGTCCCTTCCTTTCACTTCGGGTGGATATACTTG gacGGTCAAAATCTACCCAAACGGAAACACGAAGGTAGTCGGACTGCCAGGATTTTGGGTTTCGGTTTATACAAAAATCGATACCTCAATTTTCGTCACCAACCCACAAGATTTGTATGCGGAGATCAAGTTCTTTGTCTATGACGGTTTCAATCGTTTGTACTCTACACACCAAG aAAGTGAGCCAGTAAGGTTTGATAAAGTAAATTCGGAGTGGGGAATGCCATATGTCCTGAGTACGGATTGTTTCAAAAAGGGAGCGTCGATATATATTTACGACGGAGGGAAATGTGAGATTGGAATAGATATCTTAGTTGATCACCGCTATCAGAGGGAACTTTTCTCTTATGACGAAAACGTCACCAACCCCGTTTTCACTTGGAACATCACCAATTTCTCTACCCTCTATCATCACTCTTACACATCTAATACGTTTTCTTCTGGAGACAGAAACTg ggttttgaaaGTGTATCCAAATGGTTATGGTGTTGGAAAGGATAGATATTTGTCACTCTACCTGTTGAGTGTGAATAATGAAATCAATTACGTTAAAGGCACGCTACGAGTTCTAAACCAAATCACATCCGGCAATGTGGCGAAGCAAGGTGAGTGTATATCCAAAGGTTTTGTTGTGAACGACTTGCTTCAAGTTCAAGTCGAGATCATGGCCTTCTCTAAACGGACTCCATTTACCTAG
- the LOC104715316 gene encoding uncharacterized protein At1g43920, Chloroplastic-like: MDLSTGSSSMSRSSGIVKKCDCGLPAKIFTSKTEKNPGRRFFGCQLYKDGGTDHCKYFKWVDQEEVKEWPRNALIQAVAENREKERVIEQLQITIVELRSDLEKHLEDSGKVIYRQRLIITLLAGLLVCVVGAYIFG; this comes from the exons ATGGATTTAAGCACGGGTTCATCTAGTATGAGTAGATCTTCTGGAATTGTGAAGAAGTGTGATTGTGGATTGCCAGCAAAGATCTTCACATCAAAGACTGAAAAAAATCCTGGCAGAAGGTTTTTCGGATGTCAATTGTACAag GATGGTGGAACTGACCACTGCAAATACTTTAAGTGGGTCGATCAAGAAGAGGTGAAAGAGTGGCCGCGAAATGCTTTAATTCAAGCTGTAGCTGAAAATCGTGAAAAGGAAAGAGTGATAGAGCAACTCCAGATAACAATTGTGGAACTTCGTAGTGATCTAGAGAAGCATTTAGAAGATTCGGGAAAGGTCATCTATAGGCAACGTTTGATCATCACATTGTTAGCTGGATTGCTTGTATGTGTCGTTGGAGCCTATATATTTGGCTGA